The Streptomyces sp. R28 region CGGCGCTGCGGGACCTGCGCGACATCCTGCACGCGGAGGACGGCGGCGAGTGACGGTGAGTGAACCGGTGGGTGATCCGGCAAGTGAACCGGTGGGTGATCCGACCGCCGCCGGTCTCCCCGCCTTCGGCGTGCGCCGCCTGCTGTACGTGGGCACGGGCGCGCTGAGCGTCGCACACATGCCGTTCTGGCTGAACTGGCTGCGGCAGGGCTACCCCGGCCTGGAGGTACGGCCGCTCATCACGCGCAGCGCGGAACGCTTCGTCACCCGCGGCGCGCTGGCCCCGCTGGCGGGCCGTGAGGCCCTGCTCGACGTCTGGCCGGACGGCCCCGTCCACGCCGCCCCGCACGTCGAACTCGCCGAGTGGGCCGAGGCCGTGGTGGTGCACCCGGCGAGCCTGAACTTCCTCGCCCGCCTCGCCCTGGGCCTCGCCGACACCCCGGTGATGCTGGCCCTGCAGTGCACCTTGGCCCCCGTGGTCCTGGCCCCCTCCCTCCCGCCGGGAGCCCTGAACTCACCGGCGTACCGACGCCACCGGGCCGCGCTTCAGGAGCGCCCGAACGTCTCGGTGGTCCCGCCGACCCCGGGCCTGAGCAGCACGACGGGCCGCATGGACGCGTCTCTGGCAGCCCCGCTGCCGGAACTCCTGACGGCGGCGGAACGCCTGCGGACGAGGGCGGACGCCCTGGCCGACGGCGGATCCCGCGACTCGGAGCCGGCCGGGACCGCGACGCATCCCGAGCACCGTGCCGAGGTGGCCCGGTGACCGCGCCGGGCGACCACGCTGTCGCCCAGGCCCAGGCCCAGGCCCAGGCCCAGGCCCAGGCTCAGGCCCAGGCCCAGGCCCAGGCTCAGGCCCAGGCCGCGGAGGGCGCCGCCGTTCCGCGCGGCGGGCGTGCGGCTGGTCCGGCCGGTGAGGTCGTCGACGAGTTCGGGACCGGCTTCCTGCGTACCCGGGTCCGGCGGCATGGGCGTGGGTTCCTGTGGGAGCGGTCGCCCGGAGCGCTGCGGCGGGAGCCGTTCTCGCCGGTGTCCGACGAGGTGCGCGCCGCCGTGTCGGCGGCCGTGCCCGCGCCGGCACCGGGTGTCGCGGGCGTGCTTCCCGTCCTCGGCGTTCGCCAGGGCGACGCCCGCCGCTACCCGGCCGCCGCGGCACGGTCCGTCGGACACCTGCTGCTCTCGGCGCTCGACGTGCGGCAGCGCGGGCTGCTGCACCACCTGCTGTACGAGGTGGGCCGTACGGTGCGCCGCGTGCACGAGGGCGTGCCGGTAGGGCTGGCCGCGGGACAGCCGCGCGGCGCCGCCCGACTGGCCTCCTGGCTGCGGACCACGCCGTCGCCCGACGCCCGGCACGAACACCTGCCGGGCCTCCACGCGCTCGCCGCCCGGCGGCTCGGGCCGGCCAGGCTCGCGCGCGTGCTCGGCTGGTGCGAGGACCTCGCCGCCGGCCGGGACGGCGACGTCTTCCTGCTGGGCGGTGTGGGCAGCGGTGCCCTCGTGCCCGGGGCGGCGCCCGGCGCCGGGGTACTGCTGGCCGGTGAGGAACTGGCCCGCGGCCCGGCCGCGTACGACGTGGGCTGGCTGCTCGGTGAACTGGCCGAGTTCCGCCTGGTCCACCTCACCCGGCCCGAGCACGCCGCCCTCGCGGAGCACTGCGCCGAGGCAGCCCGCTCCTTCCTGCGCGGTTACGAGGACCACGGAACCGACCCGGTGGCCCTCGGCCGCGCCGCCGCCCTGCGGGTGTTCACCCACGCCCACGACTACGCGGCCTACGTCGGATGGACGGCCGAGTTCCCGGCCTATCTCGACTGCATCGCCGAACTGATCGACACCGACGGCGCCGCCGCGGTGCGCCCGACAACGCTGGAGACAGGATGACCCTGGGCAACGCCCACTACGACGAGAAGCTCGCGAGCGTCTACGACCAGATGTATCCGATCGAGTTCGACACCAACCTCGCGGTGGAGTTCCTCGCCGGACTCACCCCGCCGCAGGGCCGGATCCTCGAACTCGGCGTCGGCACCGGCCGTATCGCCCTCCCGCTGGCCGAACGCGGCTTCCAGGTCCACGGCATCGACGGCTCCGAGGCGATGCTCGCGAAGCTGAAGGACCGTGACGCCAAGGGCGCGGTGACCACGCGGCTCGGCGACTTCACCGAGACGGGCACCGGCGAGTCCTACGATCTGGTCACCCTGCTCCTCAACACCTTCTTCGTCGCCGTGACCAAGGAACAGCAGCTCGGCTGTCTGCGGCTGGCGCGCGAACAGCTCGCCCCCGGCGGCCGGTTCGTCCTGGAGGCGTTCGACCCCGCGCCGTACCACGGCCTGCAGAAGCCGGACTTCTCGATGCGCTACCTCAACGAGGGCGCGATCATGCTCGACACGCTCGCCGTCGACCGCTCCCGGCAGCTGATGATCGGCACGCACACGATCGTCGACGGCGGACCGCCGGAGACCAAGCAGCACGTCCTGCGATACGCGTTCCCGTTCGAGATCGACCTGCTCGCGGAGCTGGCCGGGCTGCGACTCGTGGAGCGCCACGAGAGCTGGACCAGGCAGCCGTACACCGCGGCCAGCCTGCGCCATGTGTCCGTCTACGAGAGCGCGGACCGTACCGACACCGCACAGGAGGAGGCCTGATGTTCGGCTGGCAGAAGCGGAAGCAGGAATTCAAGGAGCGCTACCCGTCGTACGACGATTTCCGTCGCGCGGTCGACGCGTCCCGTATCCGACGGGTGAAGCAGCAGGACGGCGATGTGAAGGCCATCAAGGTGCTCCGGGACGATTTCCCGGGCGCCCCGCTTGAGCTCGCCACCCGCTATGTGCGGGAACTCTGAGAGGCCCAATTTTCCGAAGTCCGCCGATGGGCAAGGAAACTTTTTTCGGCCTCATTCCACGCCCGGCATGCTAGAAATGCGACAGGAATTGCGGAGCGTCGTAATTCCGAATCGTGAGTCCATGAAAACGGGAGGAAACTCGTGAACACCACCGAGAACCTGATCGCCGGTTACACCGCCTACACCTCCGCCCAGGAGATCGAGGCGACCCACGCGGAGGAGGCCCCGGGCGCCACCCCGTCCGTGCTGTCCTTCATCGCCACGTCGGGCTGGGCCTGCGGCGCCGGCATCGGCACCAGCATCGGTGTCACGGCGGCCAAGGGCTGCTGAAACAAAGGCCGCTGACTTCAAGCGGCAGGCCGCGGCCCCCGGTGTCTGGCGCCAGACACCGGGGGCCGCGCCGCGTCGAGCGAGAACAGGGCAAGCGCAGGGAAGGGAGACAGAGGGTGCGGACGGAGACCTTGGACAACGGGCTGCGGGTCCTGCTCGATCCACGGCCGGACTCCCCGGTGACCGGGATCGCCGTGCACTACGACGTGGGCTTCCGCTCCGAGCCCGAGGGCAGGACCGGGTTCGCCCACCTCTTCGAGCACCTGATGTTCCAGGGCAGCGAGAACGTCGCCCGCGGCGAGCACTTCCGCCATGTGCAGGCCTCCGGCGGCACGGCCAACGCCGCCACGCACCACGACCACACCGACTACCACCAGCTGGTCCCGCCGGCCGCCCTGGAGCGCGTGCTGTTCCTGGAGGCCGACCGTATGCGCGCGCTGCGGATCAGCGCGGAGAACCTGCGCACCCAGGTGGCCGTGGTCCAGGAGGAGATCCGCCTGCAGGTCACCAACCGCCCCTACGGCGGCTTCCCCTGGACGGTGCTCCCCGGCGTCCTGTACGAGACCTTCCCCAACGCCCACAACGGCTACGGCGACCTCAGGGAACTGGAGCGGGCCACGGTGGCGGAGTGCGAGGCCTTCTTCGCGGCGCACTACACCCCGGCGAACGCGGTGCTCACCATCAGCGGTCCCCTCGACCCCGACCACGCCCTCACCCTCGTCCACCGCCACTTCGGTGACATCCCCGCCCACCCGGCCGCGCCCCGGCCCCGGCTCGCGGAACCGCCGCCGCGCGGCGAGCGCCGTGGGGAGCACCGGGACCCGCACGCGCCCCTGCCGGCGGTCGCCCTCGGGTACCGGATGCCCGACCCCGCGGCGGAGCTCGGCGACTACCTGGCCCACATGGTGCTGGCCCGGCTCCTCGCCGGAGGCGACGACGCACGGCTGCGGCGGCGTCTGGTCCACGACGGCACGGTCACGTCGGTGCGCGCCAGCTGCGGCTTCTTCGGCCCCCTGCAGGCCCGGGACCCCGATACGTTCCTGCTGGTCGCCCACCACCCGCCCACCACCGACCCCGAGGCGGTGCCGTCCGCCGTGGACGAGGAACTGGACCGCCTGGCGGCCACCGGCCCACACCCCCGCGAGCTCTCCCACGCCACCGCCCGCGCCTCCACCGCGCTCTGCCGCTCCTACGACGAACCTCTGACCCGCACCCGCCACGCCGGTACCTTCGCGCTGCTCCACGGCAGCCC contains the following coding sequences:
- a CDS encoding flavoprotein: MGDPTAAGLPAFGVRRLLYVGTGALSVAHMPFWLNWLRQGYPGLEVRPLITRSAERFVTRGALAPLAGREALLDVWPDGPVHAAPHVELAEWAEAVVVHPASLNFLARLALGLADTPVMLALQCTLAPVVLAPSLPPGALNSPAYRRHRAALQERPNVSVVPPTPGLSSTTGRMDASLAAPLPELLTAAERLRTRADALADGGSRDSEPAGTATHPEHRAEVAR
- a CDS encoding class I SAM-dependent methyltransferase; translation: MTLGNAHYDEKLASVYDQMYPIEFDTNLAVEFLAGLTPPQGRILELGVGTGRIALPLAERGFQVHGIDGSEAMLAKLKDRDAKGAVTTRLGDFTETGTGESYDLVTLLLNTFFVAVTKEQQLGCLRLAREQLAPGGRFVLEAFDPAPYHGLQKPDFSMRYLNEGAIMLDTLAVDRSRQLMIGTHTIVDGGPPETKQHVLRYAFPFEIDLLAELAGLRLVERHESWTRQPYTAASLRHVSVYESADRTDTAQEEA
- a CDS encoding LxmA leader domain family RiPP; amino-acid sequence: MNTTENLIAGYTAYTSAQEIEATHAEEAPGATPSVLSFIATSGWACGAGIGTSIGVTAAKGC
- a CDS encoding M16 family metallopeptidase, encoding MRTETLDNGLRVLLDPRPDSPVTGIAVHYDVGFRSEPEGRTGFAHLFEHLMFQGSENVARGEHFRHVQASGGTANAATHHDHTDYHQLVPPAALERVLFLEADRMRALRISAENLRTQVAVVQEEIRLQVTNRPYGGFPWTVLPGVLYETFPNAHNGYGDLRELERATVAECEAFFAAHYTPANAVLTISGPLDPDHALTLVHRHFGDIPAHPAAPRPRLAEPPPRGERRGEHRDPHAPLPAVALGYRMPDPAAELGDYLAHMVLARLLAGGDDARLRRRLVHDGTVTSVRASCGFFGPLQARDPDTFLLVAHHPPTTDPEAVPSAVDEELDRLAATGPHPRELSHATARASTALCRSYDEPLTRTRHAGTFALLHGSPNLVTDLPTLLTQVTPESVAHAAKTLRSAGRAVLTLVPGGSPFGLPAPDCRRGRP